From the genome of Thermoflexus sp.:
GAACCGGCAACCGGAGATGGGCGGCGGCCTCCAGCGTCCGCCACACCACCCAGTCGTTCAGGGGCTTGTGGGCCAGCCGGAGGCGTTCCCCCCGCTCCGCCTGCCGACGCAGGGCCTGGAAGGCCGCCCGCGCCGCCTCCGGATCCGGGGGCTCGATGGCCAGGCCCGTCCGGTAGGCGACAATGGTCTTGAAGCCCACCACCTCGGGATCCGGTGCGTGAAGGGCCGCCCGGAAAGCCTCCTCGAACGCTTCCCAGGAAGAAAGCGCCCCCATCAACTGCTCGGCCAAGAACTCCACCCGAAGCAGCCGGCGGACCTGCGCGAAGCGGCTGTGCCAGCGGGTCGGCATGACGCGATCCGGCATGAACCCGTCGTCCAGAAGAATCGTCTCGAAGCCCGCGGCCGCGAAGCAGCGCCGGGCCACTTCCTCGAACCCCAGACGCCCGCGCGCCTCGAGGATGGCCTCCAGCCTCGGCTCGCACCCCAGGAGCTCCGCGATCTCCCGCATGCTGCGACGGAAAAAGATCGTCTCCTGCGCGTGACGGGTCACCACCTCGGCGGCATAGCCTTCCGTGAAGGCGGAAGGATAGGCGAAGTCCTTTGCGGATTCCGGCCGCAGCAGGTTGTGGGCATGCTGGTCGACGATGGGGATGGCGGAGAGATCCACCGGGCCCTCCTGGATCAGTAGCGTTCCAGAAGAATTCGCACTTCCTCTTCGTGGGGCATGTCCTTCATCGCCTCCCACTCCGCCCGTCGCACCGCGAGGTAGGAGCGGGCGAGCTCCGGCCCCAGGGCCTGCAGGAGGACCTCATCCTGCTCCAGGGCGGCGATGGCCTCCCCCAGGGTCGAGGGCAGCGGCCGGATCCCTCGAGCCGCCCGCTCGGATTCCGGCAGATCAGCGGGATCCATCTGGACCGGCTCGCCGGGGTCGAGCCCTTTCTCAAGGCCGTCCAGCCCCGCGGCGATCACCGCCCCGAGCGCCAGATAGGGATTGCAGGAGGGATCCACGGTCTTCAGCTCGATGTGGGTGATCGGCCGGCCGGCGGGAGGCTGGGGGACACGAACCGCAGCCTCCCGGTTGCCGTATCCCCAGCAGGTGAAGGCCCCGCTCCAGAAGCGCGGGCGGATCCGTTTGAAGGAATTGGGGCTGGGGGTGGTGAAGGCCATCAGGGCGGGCAGGTGCTGGAGGATCCCGGCGATGAACGCCCGGGCCTCGGCCGAAAGGGCGTCGGGACGGCGGGGGTCCGCGGTGCGGTTGCGATCGCCCCGCCACAGGCTGAAGTGGAGATGGGCGCCGCTGCCCGCTTTATCGGGGAAGATCTTGGGGACGAAGGAGGCGATCAGGCCGTGACGGCGAGCGACCGCGCGGACGGTCTCCCGGAAGACGATCTGGTTGTCGGCCGCCCGCAGGGCTTCCGCATACCGGATCGGCATCTCGAACTGGCCCGGACCGGATTCCGCGTAGATCATCTCCGGCACGATCCCCTGGGCCTCCAGGGCAGCGGTGAGCTCCTCGAGCAACAGCGCCGCGGCGTCCAGGGCGGCCGTCTGAGCGAAAACCGTCGCATCCGCCGGGAGCACCGAATCCCCCTCCCGCCGGAGCAGATAGAATTCGTTCTCGAAGGCGGCCATGATGCGCCATCCGCGACGCCCCGCCTGTTCGATCATCCGGCGGAGGAACGAGCGCGGGCAATGGGACCATGGCGCATCTCCCTCGTAGATATCCGTGAGCACCCGAGCATGGCCGGGGGCGTAGGGCAGGGGGGTGAAAGTGGACCAGTCCGCCCGCATATGGACCTCGCCGGCGGGGGTGAGCCCGGAACCGGGGGCGAGGGCGTCCATCATCACCGGGAGAGCCTGCTGAGCGGCCGCGATGCCCACCCCTGCTCCCTCCAGGTAGTCCTCCAGGAAAGCTGTGTGGACAGCCTTGGCCCGGATGAGGCCGGCGTTGTCACACCAGATGAAACGCACATAGCGGATCTGGTGGGTGCGGATCGCGGCGAGAACCTCGCTCTTCCCAGACGCCATGTTCCTGGCCTCCCTCCAGTCAGGTGGGGTGAAGCAACAACGACGAACGATCACCCGGTCCAGGGCAGGGCCAAGCCTGCCCCGGACCGGACGCCAGAGAACCTTCGCTCAGGGGGCGGGGACCTTCTGAGGGACACGCTCGGCGGCCAGGGTGAACTTCCCGCCCTTCACCTCGATCACCGTCACTCCCTTCTGCGGGATATGAGATTGGGGCGAGTAACGGATCACCCCGGTGACCGCCGGGAAGTCCCGGATGCTCTCCAGCGCCTTTTTGATCGCCTGGCCATCGGTGGAGCCGGCGCGTCGGATGGCCTCCGCCAGCACATACACGGCGTCGTAACCCAGGGCGGCGAAGACCGCCTCCGGCTCCGTCCCGTATTTCTGCTTGTAGGCGGCGACAAATTTCCGCACCCGCTCGTTCGGCGAGTCGGCGGCGAGCAGGGAGTGAGTGGTGAAGAACACGTTCTCAGCTGCGGATCCGGCCACCTGGATCAGCAAAGGAGTGTCATACCCATCACCGCCGACGATCGGCCCGGTGATGCCGGCGTTGCGGAACTGCTTCACAATGGTCCCCACATCGTCAGGCAGGGCCGCGATGTAATAGAAGGCCGGCTGCTGGGAAAGGGCCTTCACCTTGGCGATCTGGGCCGAGAAATCCTTGTCGCCGGACTGGTAGGTGTCCTCCAGCACGATGGTGCCGCCCAGCTCGGTGAAGCGCTCCTTGAAGTATTTGGCCAGCACCGTCGTGTATTCGGCCCCCTTATCCCACAGCAGATAGGCGGTCTTGCCGAACTTCTCGAAGGCGAACTCCGCCCCCACCGCGGCCTGCACGTTATCCCCGAAGGGGGCCAGGAAGAGCATATCCCCCACCTGCCCCGGCAGGCGCGGCGAGGTGGCCCCTACCGTGATGAAGGGGATCCCAGCTCGCTGGCAGATCGGGCCGGCCGCCAGGACGTAGTCCGAATCGTTGAAGCCGATGACGGCCACCACCTTATCCTGCTCGATCAGCTGGGTGACAACGGTGGCCGCCGTGGCCGGGTCCGTTTTGGTATCGCGGATCAGCAGTTCGATGGGGCGGCCCATCACACCGCCGGCGGCGTTGATCTCCTCAGCGGCCAGCCGGGCCCCATTGGCTGCCGGGACATCGATCGAGGCCATTCCGCCGGTCAGATTGAAGGGCGCGCCGATGCGGATCGGCGCGCCGCCCCCAGGCGGGGAGGCTGGAGGGACGGTCGGGGTGAGGGCAGGAGGCGGGGCCGCTGGCTGACAGGCAGCCGCCGCGAGGAGGAAAACCAGAACCGGAGCCATCCATGGACGTAGCGGGCGCATGGCTATCCCTCCTTCAATTCAGGATCTGCCTTCCGAACGCGCGGAGCTTCCAGGGCTGTTTTCCGTCGTGTGAGCCAGCGCTCCAGGCGTTCAGCGATGGCCTCGAATCGGAGCTCGTGATCGCCCAGCAACCCCTGACGGCGGAAAGTCATCAACAACATCAGCAGCACGGCCAGGCCGATCTGGCTCAGGCCGTAGAGGGGGCCGATCGTGAGGGAACCGACGGCGAGTCCCGGCTCCAGGTTTCGGAGCGCCTCCGTGGCGGCCATCACCAGCAGCGTCCCAAGGATCGATCCGGTGACGCTGCCCATCCCCCCCACGATCATCATCACGATGATCTCGAAGGTCTTGGAGAAATAAAAGGCGTTCGGAGAGAAGGCGGTGAGGAAATGGGCCCACAGCCCTCCGGCGATCCCCGTAAAAAAGGCGCTGATCCCGAAGGCGAGCAGCCGCATCTGACCGATGGACACCCCCACGCTTTTCGCGGCCCATGGATCGTCACGGGCGGCTATGAGCCGCAGGCCCAGGGGCGAATGCTTCAGGCGCCAGGCGATATAGACGTTTAAAAGGGCCCACATGGCTGCCCAGCCCATGGTGGTGAACGGAGGCACGCCCGTGAACGTGCGGGTACCCCGGGTGAAGGCCTCGGCGTTGATCAGGACCACCCGCGTGATCACCAGGAAGCCCAGGGTGGCCACAGCAACGAAGTGCCCGCTCAGCCGCAGAACCGGGATGCCGATCAGGAGGGCGACGATCGCCGCAACCAGGCCCCCCAGGATGAGCGCTGGAAGGAAGGGCAGGGCGATCGAGGCCAGCGGAGCAGGCAAATCGGGCAGATTGACCGCCTTCTGGTTAACCGGAAGCGTCAGGATGGCAGAAGCGTAGGCGCCCAGGGCCATGAAGCCGATGTGACCCAGGGAGAACACGCCGGTGAACCCGGTGAAGAGGTTCAGGCTCACCACCAGCATCAGGTTGATCAGGAACAGGATAGCGAGGCGCTGAAGGTAAGCGTTCCCCCCGCGGTCCAGCGCCAGATAGGCGCCGGTGAGCAACAACACCAGGAAACCTCGCAGCGCCCAGCTCCATTCCCGTCGGATCGAAGGGCCGATCATCTCACACCCGCTCCGCTTCCAGATAGCCCAGCACGCCGCCTGGTCGCACCAGGAGGATCAGGATCAGGATCCCATAAACCAGGGCATCCCGATAACCCACCACTCCGGCAGGCAGGAGGCCCTGGAGCGCGATCTCCAGAGCGCCCAGGAGATAGCCTCCCAGCACCGCCCCCGGGATCGTTCCGAAGCCGCCGATCACGCAGGCCACGAAGGCTTTCAGAACCGGCTCAAAACCCATCCCCGGGTTGATGGTCCCCACGTGGGCGGTCCAGAACAGAACGGCCAGGCCGGCCATAGCCGACCCGATGGCGAAGGCCAGCACCGTGACCTTCCCGATCTCGATGCCCAGGAGTTGCGCGGCCGTGGGGTTCTCCGCCGCCGCCCGCATCGCCAGGCCCAGGCGGGTCCGGGTCACAAAGAGCCCCAGCCCGCCCAGCGCGAGCAACGCCCCCCCGAACGCCCAGAGATGGATGGACGGCAGGAACAGGTTCCCGCCCGGGTGGAAGACCCGGGTAAGAACTTCGGGCATGGGGAAGGGGCGGGATCGCGGGGAGAACAACAGGATGGCCACGTTCTCCAGGAGGACCGCCACCGCGAAGGAGTTGAGCAGCAGCACCACATCCGGGGCGCCCCGCACCGGCCGGTAAGCGATCCGCTCCATGAGCACGCCCAGGGCCGCCGCGCCGGCGATGGCGCCGAGCGCCACGAGCGGGAAGGGCATCCCCTGTTGAAGCAGGAGGAGGCCGATGTAAGCGCTGGCCATCATCACCGTCCCGTGGGCGAAGTTGATCAGCCGCATCACGCCGAAGACCATAGCCAGGCCGACGGCCATCAGGGCATACTGGCTGCCCAGCCCCAGGGCGTTGATCAGCTGCTGGATCCAGAACTCCGGGGAGCTGAGGGCCTGCATCCGATCTCCCCCTTCAGCGACCGAGATAAATACGGATCAGATCCGGGTTTTCCCGCAGGCGATGGGCGGCATCCGCCAGGACCAGCCGGCCGGCCTCCAGCACGTAGGCGCGGTCAGCGATCTCCAGGGCTTTCTCCGCGTTCTGCTCGACGATCAGCATCGTCAGCCCCTGGGCCTTCAACTGCGCCAGCGCCTCAAAGACTTCCTCCACCACGCGCGGAGCCAGTCCCAGCGATGGCTCGTCCAGCAGGAGGACCTCCGGGTCGGCCATGAGGGCGCGGGCGATGGCCAGCATTTGTTGCTGGCCACCGGAGAGCAGGCCCGCCGGGTGATGCAGGCGTTCCTTCAACATCGGGAAGAGGTCGAGGGCCCGCTCCAGGTTGCGGCGTTCCCGAGCCGGATCCCGCAGCCGATAGCCACCCAGGATCAGGTTCTCCCGAACCGTCAGGTTTTTGAAAATCTGGCGGCCCTCGGGGCACTGGATGATCCCCAACCGGGCGATGGTTGCAGGAGGGCGCCCGGTGATCTCATCGCCCCGATACAGCACCTGGCCCCGCACCGGTCGCAGAAGGCCGGAGATCACCCGCAGCGTGGTGGTCTTGCCCGCCCCATTCGGCCCCAGCAGGGCCACCACTTCACCGGGCCCGAGGGTCAGGGACAGGCCGTGCAGGGCGCGGATCGCCCCGTAAGCGGCCTCGAGATTACGCAGCTCCAGAACGGCCGGGCCGTCCAAGGAAGGCCTCCAGAACCAGGGGATTGTGGCGGATCTCCTCCGGGGTCCCCTCGGCGAGCAGGGCGCCGGAGCTCAGCACGTGCAGGCGCGGGCAGAAACGCATCACCACCGGCATGTCATGGGCGACCATCACAATCGCCATCCGCCGCGCCCGGTGCAGCCGGCTCAGCAGATCGATCAGCGCCTCGCTCTCCTCCGGGTGTAGTCCGGCCGTCGGCTCATCCAGCAGGAGCAGCGAAGGTTCCAGGGCCAGGGCGCGGGCGATCTCCACCCGTCGCTGGTCTCCATAAGAGAGCGCGCTGGACGGCCGATGGGCCAGATGGGCGATCCCCATTTGCTCCATCAGCGCCATCGCCCGTTCTCGCAGCTCCCGAACCCGTCGATGCCCGGGTCCGAACCCGAAGAGCGTGGATAGCACATCCGGAGGATAGTGGGCTGTCATGGCCACCATCACGTTTTCCAGAGCCGTCAGGGAGGGGAACAACCGGATGTTCTGAAACGTGCGGGCGATCCCCAGCTTCGGGATGTAATGGGTGGGGAGGCGCGTGAGATCTCGCCCGCGGAAGCGAATGGATCCTCCATCCGGCCGGATGAAGCCGCTCAGCAGGTTGATCAGGGTCGTCTTGCCCGCACCGTTCGGCCCGATCACCCCCAGGATCTCCCCCTCCTGAAGGGTCAGCCGGTAATCCCGCAACGCCACCACCCCCTGGAACCGCTTGGTTAAGCCCTCAACCGCCAGTAAGGGGATCGGGGGGGACGAGATCCCCGTCCCTTCCCGCAGGGGGTTCCCCATCGTATGGGGCGGGACAACCGATGCCGATCCCATGGCCTGACCCTCTCGACGACTTAATGCACAAATGTGAATATATGTTCAATTTTGACTTATTGTATGGGGGTGGGGGGAATTTGTCAAGCGTCCCTCTTGAAAAACCATGGCTTTCCGATCTCCAGAAACGCACCGTTAACCCTCTCTGGGGAGAATCCCGGGGTGTCGAAAACTTGACCTTCCCGTTAACCGGAAGGTTTATCCTGGCGTTGAACGAGGTAGGGGGATGCCCTAAAAAATCCTGGAGATCAGGAGGTGCGGGATGGTCGCTTCTCTCCCCATGCGAATTGGCGGCATGCACTGCTCGCTGTGCGAATCTTCCATCCGCCGTGCTCTCTCGCGTCTCCCGGGCGCTCTGGAGGTCCATGTCAGCGTGGCGCACGGCGAGGCGCTGGTGCACTACGATCCGGAGCGGGCGCGGCCGGAGGATTTCCACCGGGCGCTAAAAGCGCTGGGCTTTACGGTGGAGCCCCCCGATGAAGCCGCAGCCCTCGCCCGGGAGGAGATGGAGCTTCGAAATGCGAGGCGGAAGGCGGGATGGGCGGGCCTCGCGCTGGCGATCGGGAGCGGCCTGATGGGCCTTCGCTTCCTCGCCGGCCCTCATCCGCTCGGGATGGCCGGGATGAGCATACTAGCTCTGGCGATGGCTCTGGGCCCGGCCCGCTTCATCATGCGCAATGGCCTTCAGGCCCTGCGCCGTCGAATCCTCAACCAGGACGTGCTGGTCTCAGCCGCGGCTTTGGCGGGCCTGATCGGCGGGGGGTTAGGCGTGCTGGATCCATCCTTTCCGGCCAGCGCCTTCCTGGGCGCCACCGTCTTCGTGCTGGCCTTCCACGTGATCGGCGGCTACTTCTCCGTTCGAGTGCATGTGCAGGCCTCCCAGGCGGTGCGCCGTTTACTTCGGCTTCAGCCCGAGGAGGCCACCCGGATCCGGCCGGATGGAAACGAGGAAACGGTTCCGGCTTCATGGCTGCGGCCCGGGGATCTCATCCGGGTGCGCCCGGGGGAACGGATCCCAGCCGATGGGATTGTGCGCGCGGGCACCTCCGCGGTCGATGAAAGCTTGCTCACGGGAGAACCCCGGCCGCGCGATCGGCTGCCTGGCGATCCGGTGATCGCCGGGTCGATCAACCAGAGCGGCGCCCTGATGGTGGAGGTGACCCGCGTGGGGGAGGAGACCTTTCTGCGCCAGATCGCCCGGCTGGTGGCGGAAGCTCGGGCGATGAAACCCGGGATCCTCCGTCTGATCGATCGGGTGCTTCTGATCTATGTCCCCGCGGTTTTCGTCGCAGCCCTGGCTGGCTTCCTGCTCTGGACCGTGGGCCCGGTGCTGACGGGAAGGGGGCCGGATCTGACCCGCGCCCTCTTCGCGCTGCTGACCGCGCTGGTGATGGGATATCCATGCGCTCTGGGCATGGCCACCCCGCTGGCGATGATCCGGACCAGCGGGGAAGCGGCCGCGCGGGGCATCCTGATGCGTTCCCCGGAGGCTTTTCACGCCCTCAAAGTCGTAAAAGCCGTTCTTCTCGATAAGACGGGAACGTTGACCGAGGGCCAGCCGGCCTTGATGGCGGCGATCCCTCTGATCGGGGATGAGCGGGAGCTGCTGCGATGGGCGGCGGAGGCGGAGCTCCCTTCGGAGCATCCTCTGGCCCGAACGATCGCGGCCGCTGCTCGTGCTCGCGGGATCCCGCTCTCCGAGCCCGAGGCCTTCGTCGCCTTCCCGGGTCGGGGCGTGATCGCGCGCGTGAGGGGCCATGAAGTCCGGGTGGGAACGATGGCTTTCCTGAATGAACAGGGGCTGGATGGGACGGCTGCCCTTCCGGCGCTGGCCGCCCAGGAGGCGAAGGGTCGGACCACCGTGCTGGTGGCGGTGGATCAAAGGGTGATGGGGATCCTGGTCTTTGGGGATCCTCTGAAGCCGGACGCTGCCGAGGCGGTGGTCGCATTGCGTCGTTTGGGCGTGGAGCCTATGCTGGTTTCCGGGGATAATCCGGGGGCCGTCCGCGCGGTCGCGGAAGCTCTGGACATCGCTCGAGCATGGGCAGGGCTCCTTCCTCAGGAGAAGATTGAGATCGTCCGGCAGCTCCAGCGTTCGGGGCTGCGGGTCGCATTCGTCGGGGATGGGATCAACGATGCGCCGGCTCTGATGCAGGCGGATATCGGTATCGCCATCGGGACGGGGACCGACATCGCCCTGGAGGCGGCGGACGTCGTGATCGTCGGAAAGCGCCTGCACGCCCTGGCGGAGGCCCTCCAGCTTGCCCAGCCCAGTTATCGGCTCGCGGCCACGAATGTGGGGCTGGCCCTGGGCTTCAACGGCATCGGCGTGCTAGCCGCCCTCACGGGGCGCGTGGATCCGATATGGGCCATGCTGGCGATGGGGCTCAGCGTCTCCACGGTGTGGCTCCGATCGGTCTCCGCCCGTTTGCTTGAATCCTGAGAGGGCTCCGAGGAGGCGCAGGGAATGCGGTCGAGGGACGGTCAGCGAACGTGGCGGATTGGTGAGCTGGCGGCGGAACTGGGGATGAACCCGCGGACGCTGCGCTATTATGAGGCGATCGGCCTGATCCCTCCACCGCGCCGGACATCCTCCGGCTACCGGCTGTATGGGAGCGCGGAGCGGGAGCGCTTGCGTTTCATCTGCAAAGCCCGGGCGATCGGGCTGAGCCTTTCTGAGATCCGGGAGATCCTGCGGCTCCGGGATGCCGGGCGAGAACCATGCGAGCATGTCATCGCCATGCTGGATCGGAAGATCGCCGACCTCGACCGGCAGATCCGGGCGCTGGAGCGCTTCCGACGCGAGCTTCAGGCGTTGCGCCGGCGAGCGGCTCGAAGGGCTCACCGCCACGGGGCGATCTGCGGGATCATTGAGCATGCCGCATGAACCTGGGGGCAGGGGAAAGAGCTTCCCCTGCCCCCTCTTCTACTCCTCCACCTCGGCGGCCACCTGGGCCAGCTCCTCCGCCGTCACCGCCTCCACGTTGTAACGGGCCAGCCCATCGCGGATGCGAGCCATCACCTCATCAAAGGACATCGTCACGATCCGCTTGCGGCGGATCGGATTCACCTGAGAAAGCACGGCCTGCTTGAGGAAGGGATAGCGGATCCCTTTCTCATGCAGGGCCTCCAGGATGGGTTCCACCAGCTGGTCAATGGTCTCAATAACCTGCGCCCGGCGCTCCCGCTCCCCGATCGCTTCCCGCATCGGCAGATCCAGGAAGCGATCGACCTTGCGCAGGATCGGCACATAGCCGGCCCCGGCGAACCGTTCTTTCCGGTCATACAGGATGCCCAGGGTGATCAGATAGGCCTCCTCAAACTGGAAGGCGAAAGTTCGTTCTGGCGCCTCTGGATGCTCCTCCCGGAGGGTTCGATACATCCGGAGGACCTCCAGCGCCTTCTCCCGGAGGTTGTGGGCCTTCTCTGTGTTGAGGCCGAGGATGTGATAGGCCACCGACGGATCCGGGATCAGGATGGCCATAATGGTCCGGGCTCCCAGCTGGGCCATCGCCTCCCGCCGGTGATTGCCGTTGGGGGTCCAGTAGCGGCCATCCGGCGTTCGGACGGCCACGATGGGGTCAATGAAGCGGCCGATCTCCCGAATGACCGATTTCAGCCGCTCCACATGGTGAGGGGAAAGATCCCGCTGGTAGGGGGTGGGCTCCACGCGATCCAGCGGCAGCTCCACCAGGAGTTGCCAGCGGCGGGCGTAGGGCTCTGGATAAGCCGCCCACACGATGCCGCCATCCGCCTCCACCTGCCGGATGAATTGCTGGATCTCCTCGGGAACTTCCCGGAACATGGCCATCCCCTCCGGCGAGGGATGCAGCGCACGACCGAATCCAGAACGCCTGAGGGCGGATGTTTCCTCTCTGGATCCAGCGAGCCGCGGAAGGAGGGATTCGATCAGGATGGGAAGCGAGATCGGCTCCCGCCAAAATTATACCAGCTTTACAAATCCCCCTCTGGAAGAGCGAGAAAGGGAATGATGGGTCACGAAAACCACTCTGAGGGCCTGGCGGGGGTTTCCAATCCGCGCCCGGCCCCGGCAGCACGCCCTTGTCCGAACCCATGTTCGGATTTCAGCCGCTTAGGAAGTGGAGCCCTTCCGCGATCCGCATTAAAATAACCGTGTGGATCCTAAACCGGGAGGTGCATCATGGCGCACACCCTTCCTCCGCTTCCATACCCCTATGATGCGCTGGAGCCTTACATTGATGCCCAGACCATGGAAATCCACCACACCCGGCATCACCAGGCTTATGTGAACAACCTCAACGCCGCCCTGGAGAAATACCCGGAGCTCCAGGACGTGCCGGTGGAAACCCTCCTGCGGAACCTTCCCAGCGTCCCCGAGGACATCCGGGAGACGGTGCGCAACAACGGCGGGGGCCACCTGAATCACAGCATGTTCTGGACCTTGATGAAACCCGGCGGGGGCGGGGAGCCCACCGGCGCTCTGGCGGAGGCGATCGCCAAGGCCTTCGGTAGCTTCGCCAACTTCAAGGACCTCTTCACCAAGGCGGCCATGGGCCGGTTCGGCAGCGGCTGGGCCTGGCTCAGCATGACGGCCTTCGGCAAGCTGGTGGTGCATTCCACCCCGAACCAGGACAACCCGGTGATGGAAGGCCTCATCCCGCTGCTGGGCCTGGACGTCTGGGAGCACGCTTACTACCTGAAATACCAGAACCGGCGGGCGGACTACGTGCAGGCCTGGTGGAACGTGGTCAACTGGGATCAGGTGGCGGCCAACTACGCCAAAGCCCTCGAAGCGATCCGTGCCGGCGCCCGGGCCTGAACTCCCATGCGAGGAAGAGGCGCCGTCCGAAGATCCGCGAGCCCGGTCCGAGAAGGCCGGGCTCGCGCTGGTTTTCCATGGCGCCCGGTTGCCGGGAGGCCCAAAGGCATGCCAGGATGAACACGAGGACGTTCGGGAGGGGTTTCGAATGGGCTACGCGCCGCTGACCCTCCAGGGGGTCGCACGGCGGATCCGGGAGGCTCTGACGGATCCCGAAGGGGGAGAAGCGGACGCCTGGCTGCCGATCCGGGAGTTCCTGGACGATTTCCGCGCCGCTGCCCCGGAGGTCCGGCAGGCCATGATCGAGGCCCGCCCGGAGCCCACCGGGGACCCCCGTTTCGACGCCTACCTGGCGGCCCTGGCCGAGCATCTGGCCATCCATCACAACCTGAGGGTCCCGGAGTGGGTTGAGGAGCCCGGGCGGTTTCTGGATCGCTGGTGGTTCCCCACCCGCTTCCGCAGCCTGCATGCGATGGCCCTGGTGGAGAGTCCGGCCTCCTTCCGGCGACGGGGGATTTTTATCGACCACACCGAATTCGAGCGCTGCTGAACCATGAACCGCGAGGAGATCCTGGACACGCTGCGGCGCCTGGCCACTTTTCTTCATGAGCGAGGCATTCAGGGTGATCTGTATCTGGTGGGTGGCGCAGCGATGGCCGTAGCCTACAACGCGCGACGGTCGACACGGGATGTCGCTGCGATCTTCGAGCCCAAAATGGAGATTTACCAGGCCGCACGTCAGGTGGCAGACGAAATGGGCTTGCCCGAAGGCTGGTTGAACGATGCGGTAAAAGGCTTCGTCGGAATGGAAAAGCCCGATCCGCAGCCGCTCCCTGTCCTGGATGAACCCGGTCTTCGCGTGATGGCTGCTTCTCCACGGCATCTTCTGGCCATGAAGCTGCTGGCAGCCCGACGGGAAGATGAAGAGGACATCCGTTACCTGCTCGATATGTTGAACATCCGGCGTCCAGCGGAGGCTTTCCGGATCCTGCTGGAGACTTACCCGGAGGCCCGGATTCCTCCGAGGGCGCGCTTTCTGGTCGAAGAGATTCTGGGACCCGAGGAGAGCCAGAATGAAAAGCCCATGTCCTGTCATCCTGAGGAGGGATAAACCATGGCTTCCCTACATGAGCTCCGCGCCCGCGGCCAGTC
Proteins encoded in this window:
- a CDS encoding ABC transporter ATP-binding protein; its protein translation is MDGPAVLELRNLEAAYGAIRALHGLSLTLGPGEVVALLGPNGAGKTTTLRVISGLLRPVRGQVLYRGDEITGRPPATIARLGIIQCPEGRQIFKNLTVRENLILGGYRLRDPARERRNLERALDLFPMLKERLHHPAGLLSGGQQQMLAIARALMADPEVLLLDEPSLGLAPRVVEEVFEALAQLKAQGLTMLIVEQNAEKALEIADRAYVLEAGRLVLADAAHRLRENPDLIRIYLGR
- a CDS encoding branched-chain amino acid ABC transporter permease, with protein sequence MQALSSPEFWIQQLINALGLGSQYALMAVGLAMVFGVMRLINFAHGTVMMASAYIGLLLLQQGMPFPLVALGAIAGAAALGVLMERIAYRPVRGAPDVVLLLNSFAVAVLLENVAILLFSPRSRPFPMPEVLTRVFHPGGNLFLPSIHLWAFGGALLALGGLGLFVTRTRLGLAMRAAAENPTAAQLLGIEIGKVTVLAFAIGSAMAGLAVLFWTAHVGTINPGMGFEPVLKAFVACVIGGFGTIPGAVLGGYLLGALEIALQGLLPAGVVGYRDALVYGILILILLVRPGGVLGYLEAERV
- a CDS encoding amidohydrolase family protein, encoding MDLSAIPIVDQHAHNLLRPESAKDFAYPSAFTEGYAAEVVTRHAQETIFFRRSMREIAELLGCEPRLEAILEARGRLGFEEVARRCFAAAGFETILLDDGFMPDRVMPTRWHSRFAQVRRLLRVEFLAEQLMGALSSWEAFEEAFRAALHAPDPEVVGFKTIVAYRTGLAIEPPDPEAARAAFQALRRQAERGERLRLAHKPLNDWVVWRTLEAAAHLRLPVQFHTGFGDPDLDLRWANPLHLRPLLEHPGFQRVPFVLLHASYPYTREAGYLAAVYPHVYVDLGLAIPFLSRSGMAFAVRAFLEFTPLSKIMFSTDAHLIPELFYLGARWGRRILGEVLEETIRAGDLTATEAEEAAEAILRRNARTLYGL
- a CDS encoding glutamine synthetase family protein gives rise to the protein MASGKSEVLAAIRTHQIRYVRFIWCDNAGLIRAKAVHTAFLEDYLEGAGVGIAAAQQALPVMMDALAPGSGLTPAGEVHMRADWSTFTPLPYAPGHARVLTDIYEGDAPWSHCPRSFLRRMIEQAGRRGWRIMAAFENEFYLLRREGDSVLPADATVFAQTAALDAAALLLEELTAALEAQGIVPEMIYAESGPGQFEMPIRYAEALRAADNQIVFRETVRAVARRHGLIASFVPKIFPDKAGSGAHLHFSLWRGDRNRTADPRRPDALSAEARAFIAGILQHLPALMAFTTPSPNSFKRIRPRFWSGAFTCWGYGNREAAVRVPQPPAGRPITHIELKTVDPSCNPYLALGAVIAAGLDGLEKGLDPGEPVQMDPADLPESERAARGIRPLPSTLGEAIAALEQDEVLLQALGPELARSYLAVRRAEWEAMKDMPHEEEVRILLERY
- a CDS encoding ABC transporter substrate-binding protein, translated to MRPLRPWMAPVLVFLLAAAACQPAAPPPALTPTVPPASPPGGGAPIRIGAPFNLTGGMASIDVPAANGARLAAEEINAAGGVMGRPIELLIRDTKTDPATAATVVTQLIEQDKVVAVIGFNDSDYVLAAGPICQRAGIPFITVGATSPRLPGQVGDMLFLAPFGDNVQAAVGAEFAFEKFGKTAYLLWDKGAEYTTVLAKYFKERFTELGGTIVLEDTYQSGDKDFSAQIAKVKALSQQPAFYYIAALPDDVGTIVKQFRNAGITGPIVGGDGYDTPLLIQVAGSAAENVFFTTHSLLAADSPNERVRKFVAAYKQKYGTEPEAVFAALGYDAVYVLAEAIRRAGSTDGQAIKKALESIRDFPAVTGVIRYSPQSHIPQKGVTVIEVKGGKFTLAAERVPQKVPAP
- a CDS encoding ABC transporter ATP-binding protein, whose amino-acid sequence is MGSASVVPPHTMGNPLREGTGISSPPIPLLAVEGLTKRFQGVVALRDYRLTLQEGEILGVIGPNGAGKTTLINLLSGFIRPDGGSIRFRGRDLTRLPTHYIPKLGIARTFQNIRLFPSLTALENVMVAMTAHYPPDVLSTLFGFGPGHRRVRELRERAMALMEQMGIAHLAHRPSSALSYGDQRRVEIARALALEPSLLLLDEPTAGLHPEESEALIDLLSRLHRARRMAIVMVAHDMPVVMRFCPRLHVLSSGALLAEGTPEEIRHNPLVLEAFLGRPGRSGAA
- a CDS encoding branched-chain amino acid ABC transporter permease, whose protein sequence is MIGPSIRREWSWALRGFLVLLLTGAYLALDRGGNAYLQRLAILFLINLMLVVSLNLFTGFTGVFSLGHIGFMALGAYASAILTLPVNQKAVNLPDLPAPLASIALPFLPALILGGLVAAIVALLIGIPVLRLSGHFVAVATLGFLVITRVVLINAEAFTRGTRTFTGVPPFTTMGWAAMWALLNVYIAWRLKHSPLGLRLIAARDDPWAAKSVGVSIGQMRLLAFGISAFFTGIAGGLWAHFLTAFSPNAFYFSKTFEIIVMMIVGGMGSVTGSILGTLLVMAATEALRNLEPGLAVGSLTIGPLYGLSQIGLAVLLMLLMTFRRQGLLGDHELRFEAIAERLERWLTRRKTALEAPRVRKADPELKEG